In one Nocardioides sp. NBC_00368 genomic region, the following are encoded:
- a CDS encoding glycoside hydrolase family 13 protein — translation MNSDWWADAAVYQIYPRSFADSGDDGLGDLRGVTSRVPYLSSLGIDAVWLSPFYPSALADGGYDVDDYRDVDPRLGTLDDFDEMVDALHGAGIKVIIDLVPNHTSDRHAWFTEALAAPKGSPARDRYIFRDGTGPGGANPPSDWQSIFGGSAWARVPDGQWYLHMFAPEQPDLNWDNPEVRADFLTTLRFWADRGVDGFRIDVAHGLTKDLSEPFTPTAGLPDLADAEGSHPLWDRDEVHDIYAEWRRIFDEYDSPRMAVAEACVAPARRHRYVRADGLHQAFNFDLLEAAWDAEEFRARIDRQVADTERVGASATWVLSNHDVVRHATRYGLPGAEDDPRATAAAWLLSDGTMPPLDRDLGLRRARAATLLTLALPGSVYLYQGEELGLHEVGDLPTELIHDPEFRRSGGSRKGRDGCRVPIPWTRDQPSFGFSRGTAHLPQPDWFAESSVAAEETDPHSTLEMYRRALALRSKLRGRGFAWHDENRPEVLHFSRPQGWDCITNFGSQPVPLPEGTVLFASSPTDGHLLAPDTTVWFLSDETSA, via the coding sequence ATGAACTCCGACTGGTGGGCTGACGCCGCCGTTTATCAGATCTATCCCAGAAGCTTCGCCGACTCGGGCGACGACGGCCTGGGCGACCTCCGCGGCGTCACGTCCCGCGTCCCCTACCTGAGCTCGCTCGGCATCGACGCAGTATGGCTGAGCCCGTTCTACCCGTCGGCTCTCGCCGACGGCGGCTACGACGTCGACGACTATCGAGACGTGGATCCGCGACTGGGCACCCTGGACGACTTCGACGAGATGGTCGACGCGCTCCACGGCGCCGGGATCAAGGTGATCATCGACCTCGTCCCCAACCACACCTCCGACCGGCACGCCTGGTTCACCGAGGCCCTGGCCGCCCCCAAGGGATCGCCGGCTCGTGACCGGTACATCTTTCGCGACGGCACCGGACCAGGCGGAGCCAACCCACCGTCGGACTGGCAGTCGATCTTCGGCGGGTCAGCCTGGGCTCGGGTGCCGGACGGGCAGTGGTATCTGCACATGTTCGCGCCTGAGCAGCCCGACCTGAACTGGGACAACCCCGAGGTGCGTGCCGACTTCCTCACCACGCTGCGGTTCTGGGCCGACCGTGGTGTCGATGGATTCCGCATCGATGTCGCCCACGGCCTCACGAAAGACCTGAGCGAGCCGTTCACGCCCACGGCGGGGCTCCCCGACCTGGCCGACGCCGAGGGCTCCCATCCGTTGTGGGACCGCGACGAGGTTCACGACATCTACGCTGAATGGCGTCGCATCTTCGACGAGTACGACTCGCCGCGGATGGCGGTGGCCGAGGCCTGCGTGGCGCCGGCGCGTAGGCATCGATACGTACGCGCCGACGGGCTCCATCAGGCCTTCAATTTCGATCTCCTCGAGGCCGCCTGGGACGCCGAGGAGTTCCGGGCCCGCATCGACCGGCAGGTCGCCGACACCGAGAGAGTCGGTGCCTCCGCCACCTGGGTCCTGTCGAACCACGACGTCGTACGGCACGCGACTCGCTACGGACTGCCCGGAGCCGAGGACGATCCGCGGGCGACAGCCGCCGCCTGGCTGCTCAGCGACGGCACCATGCCACCCCTCGACCGCGACCTCGGGCTTCGACGTGCCCGGGCCGCAACCCTGCTCACCTTGGCTCTGCCCGGCTCGGTCTATCTGTACCAGGGCGAAGAGCTCGGCCTCCACGAGGTCGGAGACCTGCCGACGGAACTCATCCACGATCCCGAGTTCCGCCGGTCCGGTGGCTCACGGAAGGGACGCGACGGCTGTCGCGTACCGATTCCATGGACCCGGGATCAGCCGTCGTTCGGGTTCTCGCGCGGGACCGCGCATCTTCCACAGCCCGATTGGTTCGCCGAGAGCTCCGTCGCCGCCGAGGAGACCGATCCCCACTCCACGCTCGAGATGTACCGGCGTGCGTTGGCGCTCCGGTCGAAGCTGCGAGGCCGTGGCTTCGCATGGCACGACGAGAACCGACCCGAGGTGCTCCACTTCTCCCGGCCCCAGGGCTGGGACTGCATCACCAACTTCGGGTCGCAACCGGTGCCGCTGCCCGAAGGAACCGTCCTCTTCGCCAGCTCACCGACCGACGGTCATCTGCTGGCGCCGGACACGACGGTGTGGTTCCTCAGCGACGAGACATCGGCCTGA
- a CDS encoding carbohydrate ABC transporter permease translates to MAVISPSLIRTPALRRRAPGVALILIAGVYSIVPLVSMFSAALAPQGTIPGGLSWPSDPQWHNFLDAWTVANVTTLLKSSVLIVLGVVPLSVLIATMAAYAITVLRIPLGRAFYLLLLLTLTLPYEIVIVPLYQQVNQLGLLDSQLGLILPLVGLNMPFAVFWMRAHFLNAPAELTEAASLDGAGPWRALTRVHLPLATPAVTSLVLLMFLSTWNTFLLALVLVNDPDKRTMAGALQAFQSKYSTDIVLLNAGALLLMAPTILVFLLLQGQFTKALLQGATKG, encoded by the coding sequence GTGGCTGTCATATCGCCGTCCCTCATTCGCACACCGGCTCTGCGCCGCCGAGCCCCCGGAGTCGCGCTGATCCTCATCGCAGGCGTCTACTCCATCGTCCCGCTGGTCAGCATGTTCTCGGCAGCTCTGGCGCCGCAAGGAACGATCCCCGGTGGTCTGTCGTGGCCGTCCGATCCGCAATGGCACAACTTCCTCGACGCCTGGACCGTCGCCAACGTGACCACGCTGCTGAAGTCCAGCGTCCTGATCGTGCTCGGCGTGGTGCCGCTCTCCGTGCTCATCGCGACGATGGCGGCGTACGCCATCACTGTCCTCAGGATCCCGTTGGGCCGGGCGTTCTACCTCCTCCTGCTGCTCACGCTCACCCTCCCCTACGAGATCGTGATCGTCCCGCTCTACCAACAGGTCAACCAGCTGGGCCTGCTCGACAGCCAACTCGGTCTCATCCTGCCTCTGGTCGGACTCAACATGCCGTTCGCCGTGTTCTGGATGCGAGCGCATTTCCTGAACGCCCCGGCGGAACTGACCGAGGCCGCCTCGCTCGACGGCGCCGGACCCTGGAGAGCACTCACGCGTGTCCACCTGCCGCTGGCCACGCCGGCCGTGACCTCCCTGGTGCTGCTGATGTTCCTGTCGACCTGGAACACCTTCCTGCTCGCCCTGGTCCTGGTCAACGACCCCGACAAGCGCACGATGGCCGGTGCGCTGCAGGCGTTCCAGTCGAAGTACAGCACCGACATCGTGCTGCTCAACGCAGGCGCCCTGCTCCTGATGGCGCCCACGATCCTCGTTTTCCTGCTGCTCCAGGGCCAGTTCACCAAGGCCCTCCTCCAGGGAGCCACCAAGGGATGA
- a CDS encoding carbohydrate ABC transporter permease, whose protein sequence is MTDVSTSTPTTPPLRISEPGPRRSLPRPRIRSAARRWSGWLFALPALAFYGFFNLRAVIQSVWYSLYDWNGIGPSTWVGLDNYVAILTDSELLEPLLHALVLILFFTVLPVCFGLVAAATMQSIQGRFAGALARTVLFLPQIIPGAAAGVAWTWMYADNGVVNQLMRLVGLGGYTRAWLGDFDWALVAVGFIGTWLSTGFCTLLLMSGVGKIGPQLYEAARLDGAGAIARFRHITVPGLKQEIGVCTTVTIISALASFDVVYLATHGGPGGATMVPGVKVYDLAFSESRLGDASALAVVLALLIVAIVLPLQRLFRED, encoded by the coding sequence ATGACCGACGTCAGCACATCCACCCCGACAACGCCTCCACTGAGAATCTCGGAGCCGGGACCGCGGCGATCTCTCCCCCGCCCGCGGATCCGTTCAGCGGCCCGGCGCTGGAGCGGCTGGCTCTTCGCCCTGCCCGCCCTGGCCTTCTACGGATTCTTCAACCTTCGAGCGGTCATCCAGTCGGTCTGGTACTCGCTCTACGACTGGAACGGCATCGGCCCATCCACCTGGGTCGGCCTGGACAACTACGTCGCCATCCTCACCGACTCCGAGCTGCTCGAACCGTTGCTCCACGCGCTCGTGCTGATCCTGTTCTTCACCGTCCTCCCGGTGTGCTTCGGCCTGGTCGCCGCCGCGACCATGCAGTCGATCCAGGGCCGGTTCGCCGGGGCGCTGGCGCGCACCGTGCTGTTCCTCCCCCAGATCATCCCGGGTGCCGCGGCAGGCGTGGCCTGGACCTGGATGTACGCCGACAACGGCGTCGTCAACCAGCTCATGCGCCTGGTCGGCCTCGGTGGGTACACCCGGGCCTGGCTGGGTGACTTCGACTGGGCGCTGGTGGCGGTCGGGTTCATCGGCACCTGGCTGTCGACCGGGTTCTGCACGCTCCTGCTCATGTCGGGTGTGGGAAAGATCGGGCCCCAGCTGTACGAAGCCGCGCGTCTGGACGGAGCCGGAGCGATCGCACGCTTCCGCCACATCACCGTCCCCGGACTCAAGCAGGAGATCGGCGTGTGCACCACGGTGACGATCATCAGCGCGCTCGCCAGCTTCGACGTGGTCTACCTGGCCACCCATGGCGGCCCCGGCGGCGCCACCATGGTCCCCGGGGTCAAGGTCTACGACCTCGCCTTCAGCGAGAGCCGCCTCGGTGACGCCTCCGCCCTCGCCGTGGTCCTGGCGCTGCTCATCGTCGCCATCGTCCTGCCGCTCCAACGTCTCTTCCGAGAGGACTGA
- a CDS encoding ABC transporter substrate-binding protein — protein sequence MAAAMVAAASMSACAGPGGGAPAAEVSPTSVRTDVGEQEATVTLFTAAGLEDYQQALADAFMKEHPAITVDLQVEADNNYNTVLPRLLASDSPPDLALVGDLSGAVRDGLVTNLDAYDEAYGWREKVPASVLDAGRVQDGEIGSGPLYVGGGAAGPLTGVFYNRDLAKKVGMKTIPKTLDEWEAVMAEAKSMGITPIVASNADGLVGHLYNLLLGDYMGPQSVLDVAWRKPGASLDTTEATEATARLQKWADSGYFNKDVNAINQDASYGRFAAGKGLFMVQGSWMTQSLPTSFDGDYGVFPLPPREAGGPPISMTANTLAFSIAARSDRKDSAALFLDFLTSPEAAEVATENGYPAANATDQDPLTLDADVESQIQAGYAAVTAADGFFTWIQNSVPAVNIDLPAQLQLLLSGKAEPEDVVEHLQKSYQSGLQD from the coding sequence GTGGCAGCTGCGATGGTCGCGGCGGCGTCGATGTCGGCGTGCGCTGGCCCGGGCGGTGGGGCGCCGGCGGCGGAGGTGAGTCCGACGAGCGTACGAACCGACGTCGGCGAGCAGGAGGCGACGGTCACCCTCTTCACCGCAGCCGGGCTCGAGGACTATCAGCAAGCACTGGCCGACGCCTTCATGAAGGAGCATCCGGCCATCACGGTCGACCTGCAGGTCGAGGCCGACAACAACTACAACACCGTTCTGCCCAGATTGCTCGCCTCCGACAGCCCGCCGGACCTCGCCCTCGTCGGGGATCTCAGCGGCGCGGTCCGCGACGGGCTGGTCACCAACCTGGATGCCTACGACGAGGCGTACGGGTGGAGAGAGAAGGTGCCGGCCAGCGTCTTGGACGCCGGGCGCGTGCAGGACGGCGAGATCGGCTCCGGGCCCCTCTACGTCGGCGGTGGCGCCGCCGGTCCGCTGACCGGGGTGTTCTACAACCGGGACCTGGCGAAGAAGGTCGGAATGAAGACGATCCCGAAGACCCTCGATGAGTGGGAAGCAGTGATGGCTGAGGCCAAGTCGATGGGCATCACGCCGATCGTCGCGTCCAATGCCGACGGTCTCGTCGGGCACCTGTACAACCTGCTGCTGGGCGACTACATGGGGCCGCAGTCCGTTCTGGACGTGGCGTGGCGCAAGCCCGGTGCCTCTCTCGACACGACGGAGGCGACCGAGGCGACCGCCCGCCTGCAGAAGTGGGCGGACTCCGGCTACTTCAACAAGGACGTCAACGCGATCAACCAGGACGCGTCGTACGGCCGGTTCGCCGCGGGTAAGGGCTTGTTCATGGTCCAGGGCTCCTGGATGACTCAGTCGCTGCCGACATCCTTCGACGGCGACTACGGCGTCTTCCCGCTCCCACCTCGCGAGGCCGGCGGCCCGCCCATCAGCATGACCGCGAACACCCTTGCGTTCTCCATCGCCGCGCGTTCGGACCGCAAGGACTCGGCCGCCCTGTTCCTGGACTTCCTCACCTCACCCGAGGCTGCCGAAGTGGCCACCGAGAACGGTTACCCGGCCGCGAACGCCACCGACCAGGACCCGCTGACGCTGGACGCCGACGTCGAGAGCCAGATCCAGGCCGGGTACGCCGCCGTGACCGCGGCCGACGGGTTCTTCACCTGGATCCAGAACTCGGTCCCCGCGGTGAACATCGACCTCCCGGCGCAGCTGCAGCTCCTCCTCAGTGGCAAGGCCGAGCCCGAGGACGTGGTCGAGCACCTCCAGAAGTCCTACCAGAGCGGCCTGCAGGACTGA
- a CDS encoding LacI family DNA-binding transcriptional regulator: MESEQPRELTLADIARIAGVGLGTASRALSGGPNVSPVTRQKVLDVAKKHAYVVSPDASRLKKGSTGRVAVVAPHLSRWFFGAILEGVESVLRESQLDVLLYHVGNLEDRRSFFERLPARRKVDAVIVVGFPVEETERQSLELMLGVQVVAAGGQHEVYPHVCIDDLRAGGQAMGHLLGLGHQRVAMIEAIDPDQPRQPSGRSRAYHLALADAGIEPDPSLVVTTDWGGEEGAAAMAQLLSSSELPTAVYAHSDEVAFGAMRTIRDAGLRIPEDISIIGIDDHPHASLLHLTTIRQDARQQGVLTAQMLLGLLRQEEGTARSVTVDTQLVVRRTTAAPRPA, translated from the coding sequence ATGGAGTCTGAGCAGCCGCGCGAGTTGACGTTGGCCGACATCGCCCGGATCGCGGGGGTGGGCCTCGGGACAGCGTCGCGAGCGCTCAGCGGCGGACCCAACGTCTCTCCCGTCACACGGCAGAAGGTGCTGGACGTCGCGAAGAAGCACGCCTACGTCGTCTCGCCCGATGCCTCGAGACTCAAGAAGGGCTCCACGGGCCGAGTCGCGGTCGTGGCGCCACATCTCTCACGCTGGTTCTTCGGTGCGATCCTCGAAGGCGTCGAGTCGGTGCTGCGCGAGTCGCAGCTCGACGTGCTGCTCTACCACGTCGGCAACCTCGAGGACCGCAGGTCCTTCTTCGAGCGGTTGCCTGCCCGGCGCAAGGTCGATGCCGTCATCGTCGTGGGCTTCCCGGTCGAGGAGACCGAGCGCCAGAGCCTCGAGCTGATGCTCGGCGTCCAGGTCGTCGCGGCCGGCGGTCAGCACGAGGTCTATCCGCATGTCTGCATCGACGACCTCAGAGCCGGCGGGCAGGCGATGGGTCATCTGCTCGGGCTCGGCCATCAGCGGGTCGCCATGATCGAGGCGATAGACCCCGACCAGCCCCGCCAACCGTCCGGGAGGAGCCGCGCCTACCATCTCGCCCTGGCGGACGCAGGGATCGAGCCTGACCCGTCGCTCGTGGTCACCACCGACTGGGGTGGCGAGGAGGGCGCCGCGGCGATGGCCCAGCTGCTCTCCTCCTCCGAGCTCCCGACCGCCGTCTATGCCCACTCCGACGAAGTCGCATTCGGCGCCATGCGCACCATCCGTGACGCCGGTCTGCGGATCCCCGAGGACATCTCCATCATCGGCATCGACGACCATCCCCACGCAAGCCTGCTGCACCTGACCACGATCAGGCAGGACGCCCGCCAGCAGGGCGTCCTGACCGCCCAGATGCTCCTCGGCCTGCTGCGCCAGGAGGAAGGCACGGCGCGGTCCGTCACGGTCGACACGCAGTTGGTGGTGCGGCGAACCACTGCAGCTCCTCGGCCCGCCTGA
- a CDS encoding Crp/Fnr family transcriptional regulator — translation MDQDVLRHAPLFSELDDEAMTALLATMGQARLGRGEVLFHEGDPADRLYAVVDGKVKLSRAAANGQDNLLAILGPGQVFGELSLFDPGRRSSTVTAVTDEVELASLSHDDLLGLLDGRPSVTRGLLALLSGRLRRANDVIGDLVFADAPRRVAKALLDLAERFGEETEEGVHVRHDLTQEELAQLVGAARETVNKALADFAAKGWVRLESRSVVITDMERIVRRAG, via the coding sequence ATGGATCAAGACGTGCTTCGGCACGCACCGCTTTTCAGCGAGCTGGACGACGAGGCGATGACGGCGCTGCTCGCGACGATGGGCCAGGCACGCCTCGGACGTGGCGAGGTTCTGTTCCACGAGGGAGACCCCGCGGACCGGCTCTACGCCGTGGTGGACGGCAAGGTGAAGCTGAGCCGCGCCGCGGCCAACGGACAGGACAACCTGCTGGCGATCCTGGGGCCGGGCCAGGTCTTCGGTGAGCTGTCGCTCTTCGACCCCGGTCGGCGCTCCTCGACGGTCACGGCCGTCACCGACGAGGTGGAGCTCGCCTCGCTCTCGCACGACGACCTGCTGGGCCTGCTCGACGGGCGCCCCAGCGTCACCCGTGGGCTGCTCGCCCTGCTGTCGGGTCGGCTGCGCCGGGCCAACGACGTGATCGGCGACCTGGTCTTCGCCGATGCTCCCCGCCGGGTCGCCAAGGCGCTGCTCGACCTCGCCGAGCGGTTCGGTGAGGAGACCGAGGAGGGCGTCCACGTACGCCACGACCTGACCCAGGAGGAGCTCGCCCAGCTCGTGGGCGCGGCCCGGGAGACGGTCAACAAGGCGCTCGCCGACTTCGCGGCCAAGGGCTGGGTCAGGCTGGAGTCGCGTTCGGTGGTCATCACCGACATGGAGCGGATCGTCCGCCGAGCCGGGTGA